The Chiroxiphia lanceolata isolate bChiLan1 chromosome 4, bChiLan1.pri, whole genome shotgun sequence genome contains a region encoding:
- the GNPDA2 gene encoding glucosamine-6-phosphate isomerase 2: MRLVILEDYDQASEWAAKYICNRIIQFKPSQGRYFTLGLPTGSTPLGCYKKLIEYHKNGDLSFKYVKTFNMDEYVGLPRNHPESYHSYMWNNFFKHIDIDPNNAHILDGNAPDLQAECDAFEKKIEEAGGIDLFVGGIGPDGHIAFNEPGSSLSSRTRLKTLAMDTILANAKYFDGDLSKVPTMALTVGVGTVMDAREVMILITGAHKAFALYKAIEEGVNHMWTVSAFQQHPRTIFVCDEDATLELRVKTVKYFKGLMHVHNKLVDPLYSMKEN; this comes from the exons ATGAGGCTAGTAATTCTTGAAGATTATGATCAGGCTAGTGAATGGGCAGCAAAATACATCTGTAATCGTATTATCCAGTTCAAGCCAAGTCAAGGAAGATATTTCACGCTTGGTCTACCAACAG gTAGTACGCCTTTGGGATGCTACAAAAAGCTGATAGAATATCACAAAAATGGAGATCTCTCTTTCAAATATGTAAAGACTTTCAACATGGATGAGTATGTAG GGCTCCCCAGAAATCATCCAGAGAGTTATCATTCCTATATGTGGAATAACTTCTTTAAGCATATTGACATAGATCCAAATAATGCTCATATCCTTGATGGGAACGCTCCAGACTTACAGGCAGAATGTGatgcatttgaaaagaaaattgaagaaGCGGGAGGGATTGATCTGTTTGTTGGAG GCATTGGTCCAGATGGCCACATTGCATTCAATGAACCCGGATCAAGTTTGTCTTCAAGAACAAGATTAAAGACTTTAGCAATGGACACCATTTTGGCAAATGCTAAATACTTTGATGGAGACTTATCTAAAGTACCAACTATGGCGCTAACAGTTGGTGTGGGTACAGTGATGGATGCTAGAGAA GTGATGATTCTTATAACAGGTGCACATAAGGCTTTTGCATTGTACAAAGCAATCGAAGAAGGAGTCAATCATATGTGGACAgtttctgctttccagcaaCACCCTCGCACTATCTTTGTGTGTGATGAAGATGCTACTTTAGAACTAAGAGTTAAAACTGTGAAGTACTTTAAAG GTTTAATGCATGTGCACAATAAGCTTGTGGACCCACTGTACAGtatgaaagaaaactga